One window of Thermocoleostomius sinensis A174 genomic DNA carries:
- a CDS encoding acyl-CoA dehydrogenase codes for MISISLAIAFSIFIFFFAIFGYLNVPFWVWSIYFVLALLVFHTSIWILIIFSVAIAGLNIPLIRQNLITHSIMRAIRISGVLPTISETEKAAIEAGTVWIEGEFFTGAPNLKRLMNEPYPKLSPEIQAFLDGPVEQVCRMATDWEIYRHKDLPPEVWNYLKQERFFGMMIPKEYGGLGFSNLAYSATMVKLASRSFIHTATVGVTNSLGPAKLLLSYGTQAQKEYYLPRLARGDDIPCFALTEPQAGSDAASITSCGVVFRAGNGKLYLRLNFRKRYITLGAIATLIGLAIKLHDPDQLLGKGKDVGITCILVPANTPGVVLGKRHDPMGVPFYNSPIEGRDVIVPIDQIIGGIEQAGQGWKMLMQTLAAGRGISFPATCTGIAKFVTRVTSAYATVRRQFGLSIGRFEGIEAPLARIASLTYLLEAARLYTCAAVDRGERPPVVSAIAKYHFTELSRQLINDGMDILGGFGICRGPRNLLANIYIATPIPITVEGSNILTRSLMIFGQGAIRCHPYLYQEIEALNSGDTVAFDRVFWPHLGLIFRNGVRAILLNLSRGRLACPPVRGATAIYYRKLAWAAATFACLADLVLLTFGGTLKRRETLTGRFADVLSWMYLIMATLRRFEAEGRHPDDLPLVHWSTQYAFAQIQQALEGIFANVSIPVLGAILRGPVAWWWRLNPIGTSPSDILGHHIARNIQIPGDIRDRLTNGIYLPAHSDEALGRLEKAFQLSIEAENVLKLIKNASQTGQLPQSKPESLIDAALEAGVITAEAAQLVQEAERIRTDAIQVDTFTLEEYQRDQLIPVNLAAIG; via the coding sequence ATGATTTCTATTTCCTTAGCAATCGCCTTTTCAATCTTTATTTTCTTTTTTGCGATTTTTGGCTACCTTAATGTTCCGTTTTGGGTGTGGTCAATTTATTTTGTCTTGGCTCTACTTGTATTTCATACATCAATTTGGATCTTAATTATATTTTCTGTCGCTATTGCAGGACTTAATATTCCTTTGATTCGTCAAAATTTAATTACTCATTCAATCATGAGGGCAATTCGTATTTCTGGTGTTTTGCCAACAATATCAGAGACAGAAAAAGCGGCGATCGAAGCGGGGACAGTTTGGATAGAGGGAGAGTTTTTCACGGGTGCACCGAATCTCAAACGGTTGATGAATGAACCGTATCCGAAACTGTCACCAGAGATTCAAGCGTTTTTAGATGGCCCGGTTGAACAAGTTTGTCGTATGGCAACAGATTGGGAGATTTACCGCCACAAAGACTTACCGCCGGAAGTTTGGAATTACCTGAAACAAGAACGATTCTTTGGCATGATGATTCCTAAAGAATATGGTGGGTTGGGGTTTTCTAATCTGGCGTATAGTGCCACGATGGTGAAACTTGCGTCGCGATCGTTCATTCATACGGCTACGGTGGGGGTCACCAATTCCCTTGGTCCGGCTAAACTGCTGCTCAGTTATGGTACGCAAGCCCAGAAGGAGTATTACCTGCCCCGTCTCGCACGCGGAGACGATATTCCTTGCTTTGCCCTCACAGAGCCGCAGGCAGGATCAGATGCGGCTAGCATTACCTCATGCGGGGTTGTGTTTCGCGCAGGTAATGGCAAATTGTACCTGCGCTTGAACTTTCGCAAACGCTATATTACTTTGGGCGCGATCGCCACGCTGATCGGATTGGCGATCAAATTGCACGATCCGGATCAATTGCTGGGGAAGGGGAAAGACGTTGGCATTACTTGTATTCTGGTTCCAGCCAATACGCCGGGTGTGGTACTAGGAAAACGCCATGATCCGATGGGTGTTCCGTTCTATAATTCACCGATCGAAGGGCGGGATGTGATTGTGCCGATTGATCAGATTATTGGCGGAATCGAGCAAGCGGGACAGGGGTGGAAGATGTTGATGCAGACGCTGGCGGCCGGACGGGGAATTAGCTTCCCTGCCACCTGTACAGGCATTGCCAAATTTGTCACTCGTGTCACCAGTGCCTATGCGACAGTGCGGCGACAGTTTGGCTTGTCGATTGGGCGTTTTGAAGGAATTGAGGCACCCTTAGCGCGAATTGCCAGCCTCACTTATTTGCTGGAAGCGGCGCGGCTTTACACCTGTGCAGCGGTCGATCGGGGTGAACGTCCTCCGGTGGTATCGGCCATTGCCAAGTACCACTTTACTGAACTGTCGCGCCAATTGATTAACGATGGTATGGATATTTTAGGTGGTTTCGGTATTTGTCGCGGTCCCAGAAACCTACTAGCCAACATTTATATTGCTACTCCGATTCCTATTACTGTAGAAGGTTCCAATATTCTCACTCGTTCATTGATGATTTTCGGACAAGGCGCGATTCGCTGCCATCCCTATCTTTACCAGGAAATAGAAGCGCTCAACAGTGGAGACACCGTTGCCTTCGATCGAGTGTTTTGGCCACACCTTGGCTTAATTTTTCGCAACGGTGTTCGCGCCATTTTGTTGAATCTATCGCGTGGCCGATTGGCGTGTCCTCCGGTTCGGGGCGCAACAGCTATCTACTATCGCAAGCTAGCATGGGCAGCCGCTACGTTTGCCTGTCTTGCCGATCTAGTGTTGCTCACATTCGGCGGCACGCTGAAGCGTCGAGAAACCCTAACTGGACGCTTTGCCGATGTTTTGTCCTGGATGTATTTGATAATGGCTACCTTGCGGCGCTTTGAGGCAGAAGGACGCCATCCAGATGATTTACCTTTGGTGCACTGGTCAACGCAATATGCTTTTGCCCAAATTCAACAAGCACTAGAGGGAATTTTCGCAAACGTTTCTATTCCTGTGCTGGGCGCAATTCTGCGTGGCCCGGTGGCTTGGTGGTGGCGACTCAATCCGATCGGCACATCTCCAAGCGACATCCTAGGTCATCACATAGCACGCAATATACAAATTCCTGGAGACATTCGCGATCGTCTCACCAATGGCATCTATTTACCTGCTCATTCGGATGAAGCCTTGGGACGGTTAGAGAAAGCATTTCAGTTGTCTATTGAGGCAGAAAACGTTCTCAAACTAATCAAAAATGCTAGTCAAACAGGTCAACTGCCTCAGTCTAAACCGGAATCGTTAATCGATGCGGCTCTTGAGGCGGGGGTAATCACCGCAGAAGCTGCCCAACTTGTGCAAGAGGCAGAGCGGATTCGAACGGATGCGATTCAAGTAGATACCTTTACGCTAGAAGAATATCAGCGCGATCAGCTTATTCCGGTTAACTTGGCCGCGATTGGCTAA
- a CDS encoding sedoheptulose 7-phosphate cyclase produces the protein MGNVQATFTATDTAFHVEGYEKIDFSLLYVDGVFRIGNAEIADSYKKFGRCLMVIDATVYELYGTQVQQYFQHYGIDLTPFPITIRETDKTLQSFEKIIDAFADFGLVRKEPVLVVGGGLTTDVAGFACSAYRRRTNYIRIPTTLIGLIDASVAIKVAVNHGKLKNRLGAYHASQKVILDFSFLKTLPIDQIRNGMAELIKIAVVANADIFNLLEQHGEALLRTHFGYVDGSPELQQVAHDVTYNAIKTMLELEVPNLHELDLDRVIAYGHTWSPTLELAPEIPMFHGHGVNIDMAFSATIAERRGYISETDRDRILGLMSRLGLAIDSSYLTSELLWKATESITRTRDGLQRAAVPRPIGQCFFMNDLTREELATALEAHKYLCSHYPRHGEGIDMYMQVEQQPDSLLMGVA, from the coding sequence ATGGGTAACGTCCAAGCTACGTTCACAGCCACCGATACAGCTTTTCATGTTGAAGGCTACGAAAAGATCGATTTCAGTTTGCTTTATGTTGATGGTGTATTTCGCATCGGCAACGCTGAAATCGCAGACAGTTACAAGAAATTCGGACGCTGCCTGATGGTCATTGATGCTACTGTGTACGAGTTATACGGTACTCAAGTTCAGCAGTACTTTCAGCATTATGGAATTGATCTGACACCATTTCCAATCACGATTCGAGAAACAGACAAGACACTGCAAAGCTTCGAAAAAATTATCGATGCTTTTGCAGATTTTGGATTGGTAAGAAAGGAGCCTGTTCTGGTTGTAGGAGGTGGTCTAACAACCGATGTTGCTGGATTTGCCTGTTCTGCCTATCGTCGCCGCACCAACTACATTCGCATTCCCACCACATTAATCGGTCTAATTGATGCCAGTGTGGCTATTAAAGTAGCGGTCAATCATGGCAAGCTCAAGAATCGATTGGGGGCTTACCATGCCTCGCAGAAGGTTATTCTTGATTTCTCATTTCTGAAAACATTGCCGATCGATCAAATTCGCAATGGCATGGCCGAATTGATCAAAATTGCAGTGGTTGCCAACGCTGACATCTTCAACTTGTTAGAGCAACACGGTGAAGCACTATTGCGGACTCACTTTGGATATGTAGATGGCTCGCCAGAACTGCAACAGGTAGCCCATGATGTCACTTACAATGCCATTAAAACCATGCTGGAACTGGAAGTTCCTAACCTGCATGAGTTGGACTTGGATCGTGTCATCGCCTACGGTCATACCTGGAGTCCTACGCTAGAGCTTGCACCTGAGATTCCTATGTTTCACGGCCATGGCGTCAATATTGATATGGCTTTTTCTGCCACAATTGCAGAACGGCGTGGATACATCAGTGAGACCGATCGCGATCGAATTTTGGGATTGATGAGTCGTTTGGGATTAGCCATTGACAGTTCGTATCTCACCAGTGAGTTGCTTTGGAAAGCCACCGAATCGATTACCCGTACTCGCGATGGTCTACAACGAGCCGCTGTCCCTCGTCCGATCGGTCAATGTTTCTTCATGAATGACTTAACCCGTGAAGAACTTGCGACTGCTTTAGAAGCTCATAAGTACCTATGTAGTCACTATCCTCGTCACGGAGAGGGAATTGACATGTACATGCAAGTCGAGCAGCAACCCGATTCGTTACTGATGGGAGTGGCTTAA
- a CDS encoding O-methyltransferase, protein MTNPARPVTPLGILAAKLEHIVQQAQSTSLSAPLKQAIEEAYHLASGLDPYLDRCTTPESAALAALAQKTQQEDWSRRFSDGETVRQLEQEMLSGHLEGQVLKMLIHMTKAKHVLEVGMFTGYSALAMAEALPEDGTLIACEVDPYVAAFAQQCFQSSPHGNKIKVAIGPALETMQQLADARETFDLVFVDADKKEYVDYFKLLLDSSLLTPNGFIVVDNTLFQGQPYLSNTHRTANGEAIAHFNQLVTADPRVEQVLLPVRDGVTIIRRI, encoded by the coding sequence ATGACCAACCCAGCTAGACCTGTGACACCATTGGGCATCTTAGCTGCCAAGTTAGAACACATTGTTCAGCAAGCTCAGTCCACCTCCCTTTCAGCGCCTCTGAAGCAGGCGATCGAAGAGGCGTACCATTTGGCTAGTGGACTTGATCCCTACCTCGATCGCTGTACCACACCTGAATCAGCAGCATTGGCAGCGTTAGCGCAGAAAACCCAGCAGGAAGACTGGAGCAGACGCTTCTCTGATGGGGAAACTGTTCGTCAGCTTGAGCAAGAGATGCTGTCCGGGCATTTGGAGGGACAAGTCCTGAAAATGCTGATTCACATGACTAAGGCCAAGCACGTTTTAGAAGTTGGTATGTTCACTGGCTATTCAGCTTTAGCGATGGCAGAAGCCTTGCCAGAAGACGGGACACTGATTGCCTGCGAAGTTGATCCCTATGTTGCTGCATTTGCGCAGCAGTGTTTTCAGTCCTCCCCTCATGGCAATAAGATCAAGGTTGCGATCGGCCCTGCGCTAGAAACGATGCAGCAGCTAGCCGACGCAAGGGAAACCTTTGATTTGGTGTTTGTTGATGCCGATAAAAAGGAATATGTAGACTACTTCAAATTGCTTCTAGACAGTAGTTTGCTCACTCCAAATGGTTTTATCGTTGTTGATAACACCTTATTTCAAGGACAGCCCTATCTCTCCAACACACATCGCACTGCGAATGGTGAAGCGATCGCCCACTTTAACCAACTTGTGACGGCCGATCCGCGTGTGGAGCAAGTTCTTTTGCCAGTGCGGGATGGTGTTACAATCATTCGACGCATTTAG
- a CDS encoding ATP-grasp domain-containing protein has product MIQSTSIPVNFVQSKLLAIGKTIGALLLLTVILPISFLVVLISLVVSSLFNPFRQSSVTAEHPKTILLTGGKMTKALQLARSFRSAGHRVILVETPKYWLSGHRFSKAVDRFYTVPVPEKDPEGYCNGLLDIVQREKVDLFIPVSSPIASYYDSLAKSLLSPHCDVMHFDAEITKLLDNKFTFCEKAQSIGLSTPKVFLITNPNQILDFNFATDGSEYILKSIPYDSIHRLDLIKLPCSQMAERVKSLPITPEKPWVMQEFVRGQEYCTHSTVRNGVIRLHGCSKSSAFQVNYEHVENPAIYAWVKQFVQELNLTGQISFDFIQRSDGTVFPIECNPRIHSAITMFHDHPSVADAYLTPATAANQPPIEPLPDSKPTYWLYHELWRLTEVRSFKQLKSWIRNITQGTDAIFRPNDPLPFLAVHHWQIPLLLLGNLRKLKGWIRIDFNIGKLVELGGD; this is encoded by the coding sequence ATGATACAATCCACCTCTATTCCAGTCAATTTTGTTCAATCCAAGTTACTAGCCATCGGTAAAACAATCGGCGCTCTACTATTGCTTACAGTTATTTTGCCGATTTCATTTTTGGTTGTCTTGATTTCGCTCGTGGTCAGTTCGCTATTCAACCCTTTTCGACAATCGTCTGTAACGGCCGAGCACCCCAAAACAATATTACTGACGGGTGGTAAGATGACGAAAGCGTTGCAGCTAGCTCGATCGTTTAGGTCTGCCGGACATCGTGTCATCTTAGTAGAAACACCAAAATATTGGTTATCTGGTCATCGATTTTCCAAGGCTGTCGATCGATTTTATACTGTTCCTGTGCCAGAAAAAGATCCAGAAGGGTACTGCAATGGTTTGTTAGATATTGTTCAGCGAGAAAAGGTAGATCTATTTATTCCTGTTTCTAGTCCAATTGCTAGTTATTATGATTCCTTGGCGAAATCGCTGTTATCCCCACATTGTGATGTAATGCATTTTGATGCGGAGATTACTAAGTTATTAGATAACAAATTTACTTTTTGTGAAAAGGCGCAATCGATCGGTTTGTCTACTCCCAAAGTGTTTCTGATCACCAATCCAAATCAAATTCTTGATTTTAATTTTGCGACAGATGGTAGCGAATATATTCTTAAAAGCATTCCCTATGATTCGATACATCGGCTAGATCTGATTAAATTGCCCTGTTCCCAAATGGCAGAGCGTGTCAAGAGTTTACCAATTACTCCTGAAAAACCGTGGGTAATGCAGGAGTTTGTTCGCGGACAAGAATACTGTACCCATAGTACGGTTCGTAATGGGGTAATTCGTCTCCATGGTTGTTCCAAATCTTCTGCGTTTCAAGTGAATTATGAACATGTGGAGAACCCTGCTATCTATGCCTGGGTAAAGCAGTTTGTCCAAGAATTGAATTTAACTGGACAAATTTCGTTCGATTTTATTCAACGATCGGATGGCACCGTATTTCCGATTGAGTGTAATCCACGTATTCACTCCGCCATCACCATGTTTCATGATCATCCTAGTGTAGCTGATGCTTATCTCACTCCCGCTACTGCTGCAAATCAGCCGCCGATCGAGCCACTGCCCGACAGTAAACCGACGTATTGGCTGTACCATGAGCTTTGGCGTCTAACCGAAGTTCGATCGTTTAAGCAATTAAAGTCCTGGATTAGGAATATTACACAGGGCACAGATGCTATTTTTCGACCTAATGACCCATTGCCGTTCCTTGCGGTGCACCATTGGCAAATTCCGCTACTGCTATTGGGTAATTTGCGCAAACTCAAGGGCTGGATTCGCATTGATTTTAATATTGGCAAGCTGGTTGAACTAGGTGGTGATTAA
- a CDS encoding universal stress protein, whose amino-acid sequence MFKTVLFPIDGSREAREAVDTVANVVKTYQSRLVIISVVETANATDATSAADREMASPEAIAKLLETAKAVFRDQGIEAEVIEREGIPAFVICDVADEIDANLIVMGCRGLGLTEEGASDSVTNRVINLSPCPVLVVP is encoded by the coding sequence ATGTTTAAGACTGTTTTATTTCCGATCGATGGTAGCCGTGAAGCCCGTGAAGCGGTTGATACAGTTGCAAATGTGGTGAAAACCTACCAAAGCCGCTTAGTAATTATCTCGGTTGTTGAAACTGCCAACGCCACAGACGCCACTTCTGCTGCCGATCGAGAAATGGCATCTCCAGAGGCGATCGCCAAACTGTTGGAAACCGCCAAAGCTGTCTTCCGAGACCAAGGGATTGAAGCTGAAGTGATTGAACGAGAAGGAATTCCAGCTTTTGTGATTTGCGATGTAGCTGATGAGATCGACGCCAATTTGATCGTGATGGGCTGTCGTGGGCTAGGACTCACTGAAGAAGGCGCTTCCGATAGTGTCACCAATCGTGTCATCAATCTTTCGCCTTGTCCGGTGCTGGTTGTTCCCTAA
- a CDS encoding DUF6151 family protein has product MTHSIRCNCGKLKGTLNRNANVNRCICYCADCQAFARFLKRENEILDERGGTSIIQTIPANVTFAEGIENLRCMRLTANGLLRWYAACCNTPIGNTPPNLNPPFIGLIDNCLSSDRNLLSRAFGPVRMHVNTKYAIGEDKPKSIGLLSGTLRIIAMVLKARLDGSHKRTPFFVLGSGDPIVTPKVLSDQELKDVMDAVYNAHAHQPSKVDRL; this is encoded by the coding sequence ATGACCCACTCGATTCGCTGCAATTGTGGCAAACTCAAGGGTACACTTAACCGCAATGCCAATGTAAATAGATGTATATGCTACTGTGCTGACTGCCAAGCCTTCGCCCGTTTTCTAAAACGAGAGAATGAAATACTTGATGAAAGGGGTGGTACTAGCATCATTCAGACCATCCCTGCAAATGTCACATTTGCTGAAGGCATTGAAAACCTGAGGTGTATGCGTCTGACTGCGAATGGACTGCTACGATGGTATGCAGCTTGTTGTAATACTCCGATCGGGAATACTCCTCCAAACCTCAATCCACCATTCATTGGTTTAATTGATAACTGCTTGAGTTCGGATCGAAATTTATTAAGCAGAGCGTTTGGTCCCGTCCGTATGCACGTAAATACAAAATATGCGATCGGGGAAGATAAGCCAAAATCGATAGGACTTCTATCTGGCACCTTGCGTATCATTGCAATGGTGCTCAAAGCTCGCCTTGATGGTAGCCATAAACGTACACCATTCTTTGTTCTAGGATCTGGTGATCCTATCGTTACTCCGAAAGTGCTCAGCGATCAGGAGTTGAAGGACGTAATGGATGCCGTATACAACGCCCATGCACACCAACCGTCGAAAGTTGATCGGTTATGA
- a CDS encoding DUF6887 family protein: protein MMTKPDFNKMSRQELRAYVLAHRDDDEAIEALIRMGNPNSPIYPFPQTDEDLKAMEEILKRKLGSSGGAV, encoded by the coding sequence ATGATGACGAAGCCTGATTTTAACAAAATGTCTCGCCAAGAATTGAGAGCTTACGTTCTTGCTCATCGGGATGATGACGAGGCTATTGAAGCGCTGATTAGAATGGGCAATCCCAATAGTCCAATCTACCCATTTCCTCAGACTGATGAGGACTTGAAAGCAATGGAAGAAATCCTCAAAAGAAAACTAGGTAGCAGTGGCGGCGCGGTCTAA
- a CDS encoding DUF6888 family protein: MPTAEQAFACVRVCQMLSDGYQPIHVFRYNSNTKTVFILAGVTESLEILVFSSGQWRFNDDEA; encoded by the coding sequence ATGCCTACAGCAGAACAGGCTTTTGCCTGCGTCAGAGTGTGCCAAATGCTCTCAGATGGGTATCAGCCCATTCATGTGTTTCGGTATAACTCCAATACCAAGACGGTGTTCATTCTTGCTGGTGTAACTGAGAGCCTGGAAATCTTGGTTTTCTCAAGTGGACAATGGAGGTTCAATGATGACGAAGCCTGA
- the yidD gene encoding membrane protein insertion efficiency factor YidD: protein MRDMTRFINSSDYSTESRSNRLPRFKATKSKKTSLCFPTQRMPFNLLSLLDSLLRSVAVAIIGGYQHHLSPRKGYSCSHRIVYGGDSCSEYVKKTLADKSLVEATLLARQRFKECNITYTSSKNRVVESNGSVMVSVGPDTDIIQWIISIIVAIFALIFGRNSGCCK, encoded by the coding sequence ATGAGAGATATGACGAGATTTATTAATAGTTCAGACTACTCCACAGAGAGTCGAAGCAATCGTCTACCGCGCTTTAAAGCGACTAAATCAAAAAAGACCAGCTTATGTTTTCCTACACAAAGGATGCCCTTTAACTTGCTATCATTGCTTGACAGTTTACTACGCTCGGTTGCAGTAGCAATTATCGGTGGTTATCAACATCATCTTTCACCAAGGAAAGGTTATTCCTGCTCCCACCGAATTGTATACGGCGGCGACTCTTGTTCAGAGTATGTAAAGAAAACTCTTGCAGACAAGAGCCTGGTTGAAGCAACTCTTCTTGCTAGGCAAAGATTTAAAGAATGTAATATTACATACACATCCTCAAAGAATCGAGTCGTCGAATCTAATGGTTCAGTTATGGTGTCAGTAGGTCCTGATACAGACATCATTCAATGGATTATTAGCATCATTGTCGCTATTTTTGCTCTGATATTTGGAAGAAATAGTGGTTGTTGCAAGTAG
- a CDS encoding HNH endonuclease, protein MPISDEVRQAIRERANYICEYCHSPERLSANRFTVDHVIPKSLGGSDALDNLALACRRCNERRYNFVAGIDPETQEIVPIFNPRKQKWAEHFVWQDKGVVIGGTTPIGRATCLRLDLNDTRYPEEDSIRATRRFWIQTGLHPPAGDPCQA, encoded by the coding sequence ATGCCAATCAGTGATGAAGTCAGGCAGGCTATTCGAGAGCGTGCTAACTATATTTGCGAGTATTGTCACTCTCCAGAACGGTTGAGTGCTAATCGGTTTACGGTTGATCATGTCATCCCAAAATCTTTGGGGGGTTCCGACGCACTCGACAATCTTGCGCTGGCGTGTCGTCGTTGCAACGAGAGGCGTTACAATTTTGTGGCTGGTATCGATCCAGAGACCCAAGAAATTGTTCCCATTTTTAATCCTCGCAAACAAAAATGGGCAGAGCATTTTGTTTGGCAAGATAAGGGCGTTGTCATAGGAGGAACGACACCCATTGGTCGCGCAACTTGCCTGCGGCTTGATTTGAATGATACTCGTTATCCAGAGGAAGATTCTATTCGAGCAACCAGACGATTTTGGATACAAACCGGATTACACCCTCCAGCAGGTGATCCGTGTCAAGCTTGA
- a CDS encoding restriction endonuclease has protein sequence MKRSASSVPTFDAMLIPTIQALQILGGSGTTEEIYDRVAQILKLPDEVLEIPHGSSSQSEVEYRLAWSRTYLKKYGLLQNSARGVWSLLSTTINPDGLDPKEIVKTVRDTDKSKVVPSDPMTETVEAIETLEELAWHQQLHKMLLELEPSAFERLAQRLLRESGFIQVQVTGKSGDGGIDGVGIARINGFLSFHVLFQCKRYQGAVTAGQIRDFRGAMQGRTDKGLLITTGTFTRDAIKEATRDGAPPIDLIDGEQLVQRLKELGLGVKITMIESVEVDTAWFAKI, from the coding sequence ATGAAGCGATCTGCCTCCTCAGTACCAACATTTGATGCAATGCTTATACCCACAATTCAGGCTCTACAAATTCTGGGTGGGTCTGGTACAACTGAGGAGATTTATGACCGAGTGGCACAAATTCTCAAGTTGCCAGATGAAGTGCTTGAAATCCCACATGGAAGTAGCTCACAAAGTGAAGTTGAGTACCGTCTTGCATGGAGCCGTACCTATTTGAAGAAATACGGACTTTTGCAGAATTCGGCACGAGGAGTATGGTCGTTATTGTCAACCACTATCAATCCTGATGGCTTAGATCCCAAAGAAATTGTCAAAACTGTTCGAGATACAGACAAGAGCAAGGTTGTTCCTTCAGATCCAATGACCGAGACAGTTGAAGCAATCGAAACCTTGGAAGAACTCGCATGGCATCAGCAGTTACATAAAATGCTTCTAGAGCTTGAACCATCTGCATTTGAGCGTTTGGCACAACGCCTACTGCGTGAATCTGGTTTTATCCAAGTTCAAGTTACTGGAAAATCTGGCGACGGTGGCATTGATGGAGTCGGTATTGCTCGCATCAACGGTTTTTTGAGTTTCCATGTTCTTTTCCAATGTAAGCGTTACCAAGGAGCAGTAACGGCGGGGCAAATTCGAGATTTTCGGGGAGCTATGCAAGGGCGCACTGACAAGGGATTATTGATCACAACCGGTACCTTTACCAGAGATGCAATTAAGGAGGCAACCAGAGATGGTGCACCCCCGATTGACTTGATTGATGGCGAGCAGCTAGTCCAACGCTTGAAAGAACTGGGACTTGGTGTCAAGATCACAATGATTGAGTCAGTAGAAGTTGATACAGCTTGGTTTGCAAAAATTTAA